The following is a genomic window from Hymenobacter monticola.
TCACGTCGGCCCCTGGGCCAATACGCAGGACGCCTGTTGCTCCGGTTTTTTCTGAATTAAAACGGGCTGGTGCCGTAGCACCGCCTTACTTCGTTAGGGACGATGGGGTCGCCGGTTCGATTCCGGCTCGTGGGTTCCGGCCCATGGTAGCTCAGTTGGTAGAGCACACATGCAGGCGTTGCGCCTTGTTGCCCGGTCCGTTTTATTTCTTTTTCATCATCAACGAATGAGGCTCAAATATTCGCCTCAACCTCGTGCAACGACCATGCTCATGGCCAATTCATTACGCGGCAACGACCTCCGAAACCTCGGTTTCCCCGAAGGTCGGGCCATCGGGCTCGCGCTGGCTCAATTGCAGCGCAAGCACCTCAAAAAACTCTCCCAAACCGACCAGCTGGCCTTGCTAGGTCAGCTCTTAGCCAATCCCAACGACTACCTCATGCACCTCGATTGGAGCCACACGGCCGCGGCCCTGCTGCCCCCGCCTAACCGCCACATCGGCCTGGTCGAGCGCAAAGACTACGCTGTGTTCGGGGCCGAGCATATCGACCCCAGCGCCATCCACCAAATGGAAACGGCCATGAAACTGCCCGTGACCGTGGCCGGCGCGCTCATGCCCGACGCCCACCACGGCTACGGCCTGCCCATCGGCGGCGTGCTGGCCACGGACAACGCCGTGATTCCCTATGCCGTGGGCGTTGACATTGGCTGCCGTATGGCGCTGTCGGTGTTCGATTTACCGCCCAAGTACCTCACGCAGCGCACCCAGGAGTTGCGCAGCCTGCTGCTCGAAAACACCCGTTTCGGCAGCGGCCGGGGCTGGGAGCGGGGCCAGCGCCTCGACCACGCCGTGCTCGACCGGCCCGAGTTTCAGGAAATTCCTTTCCTGCGCAACAAGCTCGACAAAGCTGCCGAGCAAGTGGGGACTTCCGGCTCCGGCAACCACTTCGTGGAGTTCGGCATTGTCGAAATCACCGAAGCGGAAAACGAGCTGGGTGTGCCCGTGGGCCAGTACCTGGGCGTGCTCTCGCACTCCGGCTCGCGGGGCCTGGGCGCGGGCATTGCCGAGCGCTACACCAAGCTCGCTAAGGACGTGTGCCAGCTGCCCGGCGAAGCCCAGCACCTCGCCTGGCTCGGCCTCGACACCGAAGCCGGCCAGGAATACTGGGCCGCCATGACGCTGGCCGGCGACTACGCCTCGGCCTGCCACGAGCAGATTCACCGTCGCCTGGCCAAAGCCCTCGGCGAGAAGCCCCTGGCGAAGGTGGAAAACCACCACAACTTCGCCTGGAAAGAACGCCTGGCCGATGGCCGCGAGGTTATCACCCACCGCAAGGGGGCCACGCCGGCCGGCGCGGGCGTGCTCGGCATCATTCCCGGCTCGATGACGGCCCCCGGCTTCATCGTGCGCGGCCGGGGCGTGGCCGAGTCGCTGGCTTCGGCTTCGCACGGGGCCGGGCGGCTGATGTCGCGCACCCGGGCCAAGGCCGAATTGGGCGAAGGCCAGGTGCGCAAGTACCTCGCCGAGCACGGCATCGAGCTCATCGGCGGCGGGCTGGATGAGGCCCCGCAGGCCTACAAGGACATCCGCGCCGTGATGGCCAGCCAGCGCGAGCTGGTGGATGTGCTGGGCTCCTTCACGCCGAAAATCGTGCGCATGGACGGGGCGTGAGCCCTGACTATGAGGCAACAAACAGTGTTACCAAACTTCATCAAAAAAAGGAAAGCAGCCCCAGCTTGTTGGCCGGGGCTGCTTTTTGCGTTGGTGCCAGGTGGTTATTGTGCAAGCTGCTGGTGGCATAATGGCCGACATTGTGCCGCCGCCGCGTGCCGTATTGGTGGCCACGTCCTACATTCATAGGCTGATTGCACGTCGCACCTTTGGCGGGCAGCAGCAGCCGGATAATCAGCTAAGCGAAAACACCCAGACATCTGGCTGCCGGCATTGGCTTTCGCGGCCATTTTTCCCCAAACTCTCTACAACAACGAAGTATGTCAGCAAATGCACCGGCGGGTTCGGCCGGAAGAAGCGCAAAATACGCGGGCGGCCCGGTGACGGGGCGGCCCGGCATCGGCAACCAGCACGGCACCGTCCGGTCGAAGCGGAAGGAAGAGGACTGGACCGTTTTCGACGCGCTCAAGCAGGGCTTGCTGCGGGAAGAGTTTCCGGCCGAAATAGACCACCGGAAGGACGAGGCCGACTGGAACGACATCATGTGGCAAGGCGACACCAGCTCGTGCGTGGGCTGGGCCTCGACGGATTCGCTGTTGCGGTGGCATTTTATAAAAGCCAACCTATTGGATAAGAGCCTGTCGCTTTCGGCACGCTTCACTTGGATGGCGGCCAAGGAGACGGACAAAGAAGTTGCCTTTCCCGAAACGTTTATCGAAAGCGCGGGCACGCCGCTGAAAGCAGCGTTGAATGTGCTGAAAAAATACGGTTGCGTGCTCGAGGATGACTTTCCGTTTTATAGCTCCCCCCAGGACGGCACCACCGGCCTCTTCATGGTGCGCGGAATGGATACGCAGGAGTTTTACGCCAAAGCCGCGCAGTACCGCCTGAAGAGCTACTACAGCCTGGTGATAGATGAGAAGCCCAACATAGACCACCTGCGCATGTGGATTTCCCAGCAGGGCCCCATCCTGGTAATGTCTGACCTGGATGCCAACTTTCGGGAACTGTACCACGGCAAAACGACCCTTGACACCTACGATACGTCCACGGTAGTGGTGGACCGGGGGCATGCTTTTGCGCTGGTAGGGTATACCCCCGACCACTTTATCATTCGCAATACGTGGGGCACCGCGTGGGGCGACAAGGGCTATGCCTACGCCACCAACGCGTATGTGGCAGCCGCCATTTGCGAAGGATACGGCATCTGCATCTGACCCCGCAAAGGCAGCTTTGCAGCCCGCGCGGGCCGTTGCGCGCCGGTTGATGATGGATGAAACAGCGTTTAAGAAAAAAGATAAGCTGCTACATTAAGACCATCCAATAATCTGGTTCACCCAAGCCTGCCCGGAAGCAGGTGCGGCAGTAGCAAAATAGCTTAACACGGAAACCTGGCCATGCCGCGCCGAAAGCGTGAACTGAGGGCTTCGAAACAACGTATCAGTAGCAGATAGCAGGCAATGCTGGTCGGCCCAAGCGCCAATCACAACGGCCGTGCCTGCTATGGGGGCGCCGCGCCACGGCCCCAAGGATGCGAACACCAGCTACTGGCCAAGCTGAGGAAACCCCAGACACATCAAAAAAAGCCCCGTTGGCCGTGCGCTGGCGGGGCTTTTTGCTGCTTAACGCGGCCATAACATCGGCTTTTGGGTGCCCGTAAACGGTAGCCTCACCCTTTCCCACTCTCGCTATGGCAAACCAACTTCGCGGCAACGACCTCCGCAAAATCGGCTTCCCCGAAGGCCCGGCCATCAACCGCGCCCTCAATGTGCTGGCTCAAAAGGAATTTAAAAAGATGGACAAAGGGAGCGCCCTGGCCCTGCTCAAGCAAATCAAGGACGACCCGTTCAAGTACGTGCGCGATGAAAACTGGCGCCCGGTGGCCGAGCAACTAGTGCCCCAGCCCAGCCGCGACGTGGCCCTGAACCCCGCCATCAAAGACTACCGCCGCTACGGCAACGACTTCATCGAGGACGGCGCCCGGCGGCAGATGGACGTGGCCATGCAGCTGCCCATCACCCTCGACGGCGCGCTCATGCCCGATGCCCACCAGGGCTACGGCCTGCCCATTGGTGGGGTGCTGGCGGCCGACAACGCCGTAATTCCCTACGGCGTGGGCATGGACATTGGCTGCCGCATGGCGCTGTCGGTGTTCGAGCTGCCGCCCAAGTACTTGGAGCAGCGCCGCGACGAGCTGCGCAAGCTGCTGCTGCACCACACCAAGTTCGGCAACAAGGAGGTCTTCAAAAAGGTGAATATGGACGACCCCATTTTCGACCGGCCAGAATTCCGGGAAATTGCCGTGGCGCGCCAGAAGCGCGAGTCGGCCGTGAAGCAGCTGGGCTCCTCCGGCTCCGGCAACCACTTCGTGGAGTTCGGCCTGGTAGATATTACCGAGGTAAAAAACGACCTGGGCCTACCCGTGGGACAGTATATGGGTGTGCTTTCGCACAGCGGCTCGCGCGGCCTGGGTGCGGCCATTGCGCAACACTACACCAAAGTGGCCATGGACAAGTGCCCGCTGCCGCATGAGGCGCGGCACCTGGCCTGGCTCTCGCTCGACTCGCAGGAGGGGCAGGAGTACTGGGCCGCCATGAATCTGGCCGGCGACTACGCCTCGGCCTGCCACCACGACATTCACCGCCGCCTCAGCCAGGCGCTGGGCGAGAAGCCACTGGCGCAGGTCGAAAACCACCACAACTTTGCCTGGAAGGAAGTGCTGGCCGACGGCCGCACGGCCATCGTACACCGCAAGGGCGCCACGCCGGCCGGCGCGGGTGTGCTGGGCATCATCCCCGGCTCGATGACGGCCCCCGGCTTCATTGTGCGCGGCCGGGGCGAGCGGGAGTCGCTCAACTCGGCTTCGCACGGGGCCGGGCGGCGCCTCTCGCGCACGCAGGCCAAGGCCAAAATCACCGAAGGCGAATTACGCCGCGAGCTGCGCGACCACGGCGTGGACCTCATGGGCGGCGGCCTCGACGAAGCGCCCGCCGCTTACAAAGACATCCGGCAGGTGATGGCCCACCAGCAGGATTTGGTGGACGTGTTGGGCTCCTTCACTCCCAAAATAGTGCGCATGGATGGCGCCTAAAATCCAAATTCGGCAAACCGACTACCTGAGTTCTAGCGTAAATGGCTCTATGTCTTCTACAGGAGACAGTTGTTTTCATAGCTAGGAAAGCCTTCCGCCACTGGCGGAAGGTTTTTTAGTGCTTACCGCAGGCGCCACCGTACCAGTTGGCTTTGCGCTATTATCGTGACATATCCGCAGCAAAAAGCCCCACCTGATTTCAGGCGGGGCTTTCTATTAATATGCTTGTTGAAGCGGGGCTTTATTCCACCACCAGACGCTTCACCACCAAGCCGGAGGCCGTGCGGGCCTGCACCGAGTACACGCCCGTGGCCAGACCGCCCAAGGGCAGCTCCAGCGTTTCGGCAGCACCGGCGGCCAGCGTACGGGTCAGCACGGTGCGGCCCAGGTTGTCGACCACCGACACGGCCGTGGCCTGGGTGCCGCGCAGGGCCACCGGCAGCAGCAGCGTGGCCGAGCCGTGGGCCGGGTTGGGGTACACATTGGCCAGCTTGGCCAGGGCGGCCGGCGCCGTAGCCAGCACACGAGCCTGCGTGGTGAACACCACGGCGTAGCGGCCACCGGGGGCGGCGTTGGCAGCCAGCGTCAGGCTCACCGTGGGCGTGGTGCCCAGGTCGGTGTAGGTGCCGGCGAGGGCGTCGCGCAGGTAGGCGTGGTAGCCGGCGGGCAGGTTGTCGAGGTCATCCACGGCCAGGGTGTAGGTGCCGGCGGTGGCCACAGCCAGTTGCAGGGGCAGCACCACGTCGGCGCCGGTCAGGGCCGGCTGGCCGCTGATGGAAAGGTGCTCGCCCGTGGGCGTTTCGATGGCCAGCGTCAGGCCGTTGGTGGCCGGCAGGTAGTGAGCGTCAAAGGCGGCGTCGAAGGCGGCGGTAGCGCCGGCCTCAAAGTACGTCACGGTTTGTGCGCGCAGGCTGGCCGTGCCCAGCGACAAGGTCAGGCGCGGGCGGGTGTCGGCGGTAGTGCGCTGGAAGAGCGTGTTGTCGTACGTGGTGAGGCGGCTGCTATTGGTGAAATTCACCGTGCCGGTTTGCCCGGCAGCCACCCGCACAAAGAAGCCCTGGGCCACCGGCAGCACGTTGGTGCCGGTGTTGGTGCTTTGGCCGTTCACATAGCTGGTGTAGGAGCCCGTGTACTGGCCGTTGCTTTTGAACACATACAGCGCGTTTTCTATCCCAGTCGAGTTGGTACGCACCACGTCGTAGTTGATGGCCGACGGGTAGGGGTTGCCCAGGAACTGCCAGCCGGCCGTGGCCTGCGGGCCCCGGGCCAAGCCGGTGCGCGGGTAGGTGCCCGTATTAAGCGTGCCAGTGAAATCGACCAACGCCGAGGCGGCGATGTTTACCGTGTAGCCGGTAGCTACCGCAATGGGGTCGCTGGTGTTATTCGGCGACTGGAAGCCCTTATCAAATTCCGGCGAGGTGTTGGTGAGGTTCAGGCGCGACTGGTCATAGGTGAAGATATTGGGGAAGGTCGGCACCAGGGGCGGGGTGGGGCTGGTGTTGTAGGGCGGATAGACCACCGGGGTGAAGCCCGCAGTGGCGAAGTCGGCCACCGTGTTGCCGCTCACCGGCGAACTGTAGTGGCGGTAGCCGGGTCCGGCGTTCAAGTTGGAGGTAATGTAGCGCTGTACAGTAGCCGTGCCGTTCACCGCACCGCCGGCGTTATCTACGATGGCCGTGCCCGCGGCCGACGACAGCAGCGTCAGGGCCTGGCTGTTGGTATTGAGGTTGCCGGCTTGCAGGCGCAGTACCTGCGTCAAGCTCAAGGCCTGGCTCAGCGTGAGGCCGGCCGGGTTGGCCACCACCAGGTTGAGCACACGACTCGGCAAGCCCGAGCCCGTCACCTGGGCGGTGCCGGGGTTGTTGTAGGCATAGCTGGCATCGGGGCTGAAGCTACGGGGGCTCAGTTGAATGGCGCCCGTTGCGCCCGAGGCCGTGATGCCGGCCGGGTCGCAAATCACGAGGTTAGCGCCGGCCTGCAGCACGAAGCTACCGGTGCCCGTCACCAACTGGCAGTTCTGCACTAGGCCGCCGCCGGTTTGTACGGTCAGGGTGCCGGCCACATTCAGGGTGCCGGTCAGGTTGGCAATGCCGGTGCTCGTCACGGTCACGTTGTTGTAGCTGCCCTGCACGTTTTGCGGCGTGTTCACGGTCAGGTCGGTCAGCGGCGCGGCGCTGGTCGTGAAGCTAGTCGTGGCAGCGCTGGAAGTAGCACCGGCTGCGCAGTTGCTCACAATGCTCACGGTGTAAGCCGTGCTGGGCGTGAGGCCGGTGAAGTTCACCGAGGTAGCCCCGGCCGGCAGCGTTTGGGGCGTCGTGGCCGGCGAAGTCGTGACGGTGTAGCCCGTAGCCGTGCCGCTGCCCGTGAAGGTTACCGTGGCCGAGGTGCTGGTTACGTTGCTGGAGGCCAGGCCCGAGGGTGCGTTGCAGACTGCTGGCGCATTCACGATGAACGTGGCCGGGGCCGACGTGCCACCGCCCGGGGCGGGCGTGGTCACGGTCACATTGTAGGTGCCGGGCGTGGCCTGGTCGGCCGCCGTGAGTTGAATGGTAAGCTGCGTGGCCGACACCAACGTGGTAGCCCGCGTATTGCCGTTGAAGCTCACCGTCGAGCTGCTGATGAAGCCCGTGCCGTTCACGGTCAGCGTTTGGGCAGCGGCCCCGGCCGTCACCGAGGCCGGTGAAAGGCTGGTGATGGTGGGCGCGGCGTTGGTGGTGGTGAAGCTCACCGTGGCCGGGGCGGTGGTGCCGCTGGGGCAGGTAGTAGTAATGCTCACCGTGTAGCCGGTGCCAGGCGTGAGGCCGGTGAGGTTCACCGAGGTGGCCGTGGCGGGCAGGGTTTGGGTAGTGGTGACCGGCGAAGTCGTCACGGTGTAGCTCGTGGCCGAGCCATTGCCCGTAAACGAAACCGTGGCCGAGGTGCTGGTCACGTTGCTGGCCGCCAGGTTGGTGGGGGCCGCGCAGGGCGGCGTCACGTTGAAGATGGCTGGTGCCGACGGCGGCTCGTTGGGGAACGGCGGGTTGGTCACGGTCACGTTGTAGGCGCCCACCGTGGCCAGGTCGGCGGCCGTCAGCGTCACCGTCAGCTGTTGCACCGACACGAAGGTGGTCGGGCGGTCGGACCCGTTAAACTGCACCGTGGCCCCCTGGATAAAGGCCGTGCCGTTCACGGTCAGCGTTAGGCCCGGCGTGCCCACCTCGGCCGAAGGAGGCGAAAGGCTGACGATGGTAGCCCGCGGAGCAATGGCAAAATCGATAATATTCAAAGGCCGGAAAGGGCTGTTATCAACCAGCAACCGCTTGCTCGTGGCCGAGCCGGGCGGATAAGTGTTGGCCGGGTCGTTGGGCGAAGTCAGGCTGGCGGGCAGCGAGAAATCATACAGGTTGGTGCCCGACTGGCCGCTGGTGTTGGGCGAAGTCACTTCCACCAAATAGCCCTTGTTGTAGGTGCCGTTCCAGTAAGTGTCGATGCTGATAAGCGAGGCCGGGGTAATGCCAAAAAAGTTGCCATTGTTCTGAATCCGCACCGAATCGATGGTATTCAAAGTGCCCACGTTCGGCGGGTTCTGGCTCGATAGTATGCCGAAGGGCGCACTGGGCTGGTTGCGCACGTCCACGTCGTAGAGCACCGTGCTGGTGCTGCCCCGGAAGGCGTTGGTGTAAGCTACGGTTTGGATGCGCGGGTCGGTGCTGGCCCGGGGGTCGCCGGCCGCGTAGGCGAGCGGGCCGTCGGCCCCGCCGGTGGTCACCACGGCGCCGTTGGTGGGGCTGAGGCGGTAGTTGGCGTTGTTGGTGCTCACCACCCGGACCAAATCAGCCACCGGGTTGAAGCTGAACGACACCCGTTCGGTCGGCCCGCCCAGCGCCAGGGAGGTGCGGGGCGCCGTAACCGGATTCACCGGGGTCACCTGCGCGTCGTACTGCTGCGCCGTGCCCGGTGCCCCCGACGCGTAGGTGTTCACAATGTAGAGTTGAACTTCGTCGGTGCTGGTACGGGCCAGGCCATACAGTTGCCCGGTGCTGGGGCGAAACGCAATGCCCACCAGCTTTTCATCGCTCCGCAGTCCCACGAAGCGCAGGGGAAAGGCAATCGGGCTGCCCGAGACCGGGTCAAAGGTGGTCAGGCCCTGGTCGCCCACAACGCCCCCCGGAGGAAAGAAGGGGTTGCCTGCGGATACGTTTCGGGTCAGGGTTCCCAGCCCGTAGAGGGTGGTTTGGGCCCGCGCAGCCAGGCCCGTCAGCAAAAGCACCGCCCCCAGGGCGAAGCTTACCAATCGACTTGCTCGCCGGGGCGAAAGTAGGGGTGTGTACATAAGAGAAAGGAAAAAAATGATGCAGTAACCGAGCAGACCGGGCAGGTTCTTGCCCGTTCCGCCTTTGGCGGCTCATACGCTGACGCCCCGTTTTAGGATGAAAATAAGCGAAAAAAGCGCATGCGCTGCCGCCAGCAGGTACTTCTAATATATCGGTTAAATGCCTAAAATCCGCTCAAATAATCAGGCCAACACCCGCACCACATCGCCCACCCGAATGATGCCGCCCTGAGCGATGTGGGCCGTAAGGCCGCCGTGGCCGCGCATGGCGTTGTACCCGCCCGGGCCCAGCTCTTCTTCCATGCGCGAGCAGGGGTGGCACTCGCCGGTGATGTCGAGAATGACTTCCTCGCCGATTTGAATCTGGCGGTTTTTCAGGGCTAGCAGGTTGAGGCCGCTCACCACCAGGTTGCGCCGCAGGCGGGCCGGGTCGAGCGGCGCCGGCAGCCCCAGAAACCCGGCCACCGCCGCCAGGTGCTCGTGCTGAATGAGCGTGACCTGCCGCTTGCCGCCAGTCTTGGGCCGGGCGTGGTCGCCGAGCAGGTGCGAGTCGGTTTTCAGCTCGGCTTCGGCCACCGACACCAATGCCTGTCGGCGCACGGGGCGTTGCCCAATCCACTCCAGGCGGCCGGTTTGGGGCAGGGTGGCCAGCAGGCGGGCCACGGTCGACTTATCATCGCCAAAAAAAGGGAATGCCATTGGATGTTGGTTGCTGGGTTTGGGATATGCTTACGATAAAGCCCGTAAACCAATAACGAAAACGAGGAGCAGAATCCTCACAGCTGAACGGGCCTGTCATGACCTTCCCGGATTTCGGGATGCCCGATGAGGCCGCCCAGGCTGCCGGCCCGCGCCAGCAGCCCAAAGCTGAGCAGCGCCGCCCCCAGCGTGACCCAGGCCAGCAGTGGGGCTTTGGGCGAAGCATTCTTGAGCAGCAGCAGCCCAAACAGCGCCAGCGCCGCCGCGCCTTCCAGCGCCCAGAATCCTAGTTCGGCCGCGGCCGCGTGCGCCAGGATGAGGCGTCGGCCAATACCATGTGGGTCTTGCATGACAAACGCCGCGCCTTCGCCGGTGAGCTGGGCGGGCAGGCACAGCAGGCCCGCCACCAGCACGGCCACCAGCCCGGCCTTCGTCAGCGAAACGTTGCGCTTCAGCAGCCCCGCCCCCAGCAGCACGGCGGCAAACAGGCTGCCCACAATGGGCAAGTGGTTGACGAGCAGGTGAAGGTGAGCTTGGTTCATGAGACTGATTCGGGTAGGCGCCTCGGGCAGGCGGCCGCGGCCACAAAGTTACTGCGGGGCTCCGCAGCAGCGCCGGCAAAGCAACCGTATGGCCCCTCGCACGACTCTTGGAAATTGAACTGCGACGGCCGCGAAATCGTTATTTCAGCAGCCTCCGACGCGCTGCGCGAAACGGCCGTGGGAGGAAACATCTGCAATGAAAAGCCTTGCTTGCCCGTTGTGACAAAAATAAGGCGCATGCACCGTTGCGGCGTGAAAATGCAGGGTGCATTTTCACATTTCTGGCATCACGCTTGCCTTAGGTTTCGCCAGTAGTCATTCACTTTTTCGATTGCCTGTTATGACTTTGTTCTCACGTCTTCTGAGCCGGCTGGCTGCTCCGCTGCTGGCCCTTCCCCTGGCCCTGGCAACGCCCGCCGCGCAGGCCCAATCCGCTCCGGCGCCCACCGACGTCATCCGCGAAATCACGGACGCCGTTGGTCTCAAGGCCCGCTTCGAGCTGCGCTCCACCCGCGAGGTCGACAACGCCGCGGCCGTGGTGTACAACGGCAAGCGCTACCTGCTCTACAACCCCGATTTCCTGAACGAAATCAACCGCGCCGGCCACACCGACTGGGCCGGCATCAGCATCCTGGCCCACGAAATGGGCCACCACCTCAACGGGCACACCCTGCGCGGCGGCGGCTCGCAGCCGGCCGATGAGTTGGAAGCCGACGAGTTTTCGGGCTTTGTGCTGCGCAAGCTGGGCGCCAGCCTGGCGCAGGCGCAGGCCGCCATGGCCACCGTGCCTGACGACGGCGGCTCGGCCACGCACCCCGGCCGGGCGCCGCGCCTCGTGGCCATCGGTCAGGGCTGGCAGCGGGCCAATGGCCAGATTGTGGCCAGCACCCAGGCCAAAGCCCCTTCGGCCGCGCCGGCCGTGGTGGCGGCCAGCCAGCCGAAGCCCGCGGCGCGTCCTAGCTACGATAACACCTCGGTGCGCCTGTTTCCGACCGCGCAAACCGATAGCGACAACTCGCGCGAAATGGTGGCCGTCAGCCAAACCAGCGGCGACGCGGTGCGCTTGGTGGGCCAGCTCACGTTCCG
Proteins encoded in this region:
- a CDS encoding RtcB family protein, translating into MANSLRGNDLRNLGFPEGRAIGLALAQLQRKHLKKLSQTDQLALLGQLLANPNDYLMHLDWSHTAAALLPPPNRHIGLVERKDYAVFGAEHIDPSAIHQMETAMKLPVTVAGALMPDAHHGYGLPIGGVLATDNAVIPYAVGVDIGCRMALSVFDLPPKYLTQRTQELRSLLLENTRFGSGRGWERGQRLDHAVLDRPEFQEIPFLRNKLDKAAEQVGTSGSGNHFVEFGIVEITEAENELGVPVGQYLGVLSHSGSRGLGAGIAERYTKLAKDVCQLPGEAQHLAWLGLDTEAGQEYWAAMTLAGDYASACHEQIHRRLAKALGEKPLAKVENHHNFAWKERLADGREVITHRKGATPAGAGVLGIIPGSMTAPGFIVRGRGVAESLASASHGAGRLMSRTRAKAELGEGQVRKYLAEHGIELIGGGLDEAPQAYKDIRAVMASQRELVDVLGSFTPKIVRMDGA
- a CDS encoding C1 family peptidase, producing the protein MSANAPAGSAGRSAKYAGGPVTGRPGIGNQHGTVRSKRKEEDWTVFDALKQGLLREEFPAEIDHRKDEADWNDIMWQGDTSSCVGWASTDSLLRWHFIKANLLDKSLSLSARFTWMAAKETDKEVAFPETFIESAGTPLKAALNVLKKYGCVLEDDFPFYSSPQDGTTGLFMVRGMDTQEFYAKAAQYRLKSYYSLVIDEKPNIDHLRMWISQQGPILVMSDLDANFRELYHGKTTLDTYDTSTVVVDRGHAFALVGYTPDHFIIRNTWGTAWGDKGYAYATNAYVAAAICEGYGICI
- a CDS encoding RtcB family protein, which encodes MANQLRGNDLRKIGFPEGPAINRALNVLAQKEFKKMDKGSALALLKQIKDDPFKYVRDENWRPVAEQLVPQPSRDVALNPAIKDYRRYGNDFIEDGARRQMDVAMQLPITLDGALMPDAHQGYGLPIGGVLAADNAVIPYGVGMDIGCRMALSVFELPPKYLEQRRDELRKLLLHHTKFGNKEVFKKVNMDDPIFDRPEFREIAVARQKRESAVKQLGSSGSGNHFVEFGLVDITEVKNDLGLPVGQYMGVLSHSGSRGLGAAIAQHYTKVAMDKCPLPHEARHLAWLSLDSQEGQEYWAAMNLAGDYASACHHDIHRRLSQALGEKPLAQVENHHNFAWKEVLADGRTAIVHRKGATPAGAGVLGIIPGSMTAPGFIVRGRGERESLNSASHGAGRRLSRTQAKAKITEGELRRELRDHGVDLMGGGLDEAPAAYKDIRQVMAHQQDLVDVLGSFTPKIVRMDGA
- a CDS encoding DUF4394 domain-containing protein, translating into MYTPLLSPRRASRLVSFALGAVLLLTGLAARAQTTLYGLGTLTRNVSAGNPFFPPGGVVGDQGLTTFDPVSGSPIAFPLRFVGLRSDEKLVGIAFRPSTGQLYGLARTSTDEVQLYIVNTYASGAPGTAQQYDAQVTPVNPVTAPRTSLALGGPTERVSFSFNPVADLVRVVSTNNANYRLSPTNGAVVTTGGADGPLAYAAGDPRASTDPRIQTVAYTNAFRGSTSTVLYDVDVRNQPSAPFGILSSQNPPNVGTLNTIDSVRIQNNGNFFGITPASLISIDTYWNGTYNKGYLVEVTSPNTSGQSGTNLYDFSLPASLTSPNDPANTYPPGSATSKRLLVDNSPFRPLNIIDFAIAPRATIVSLSPPSAEVGTPGLTLTVNGTAFIQGATVQFNGSDRPTTFVSVQQLTVTLTAADLATVGAYNVTVTNPPFPNEPPSAPAIFNVTPPCAAPTNLAASNVTSTSATVSFTGNGSATSYTVTTSPVTTTQTLPATATSVNLTGLTPGTGYTVSITTTCPSGTTAPATVSFTTTNAAPTITSLSPASVTAGAAAQTLTVNGTGFISSSTVSFNGNTRATTLVSATQLTIQLTAADQATPGTYNVTVTTPAPGGGTSAPATFIVNAPAVCNAPSGLASSNVTSTSATVTFTGSGTATGYTVTTSPATTPQTLPAGATSVNFTGLTPSTAYTVSIVSNCAAGATSSAATTSFTTSAAPLTDLTVNTPQNVQGSYNNVTVTSTGIANLTGTLNVAGTLTVQTGGGLVQNCQLVTGTGSFVLQAGANLVICDPAGITASGATGAIQLSPRSFSPDASYAYNNPGTAQVTGSGLPSRVLNLVVANPAGLTLSQALSLTQVLRLQAGNLNTNSQALTLLSSAAGTAIVDNAGGAVNGTATVQRYITSNLNAGPGYRHYSSPVSGNTVADFATAGFTPVVYPPYNTSPTPPLVPTFPNIFTYDQSRLNLTNTSPEFDKGFQSPNNTSDPIAVATGYTVNIAASALVDFTGTLNTGTYPRTGLARGPQATAGWQFLGNPYPSAINYDVVRTNSTGIENALYVFKSNGQYTGSYTSYVNGQSTNTGTNVLPVAQGFFVRVAAGQTGTVNFTNSSRLTTYDNTLFQRTTADTRPRLTLSLGTASLRAQTVTYFEAGATAAFDAAFDAHYLPATNGLTLAIETPTGEHLSISGQPALTGADVVLPLQLAVATAGTYTLAVDDLDNLPAGYHAYLRDALAGTYTDLGTTPTVSLTLAANAAPGGRYAVVFTTQARVLATAPAALAKLANVYPNPAHGSATLLLPVALRGTQATAVSVVDNLGRTVLTRTLAAGAAETLELPLGGLATGVYSVQARTASGLVVKRLVVE
- a CDS encoding MOSC domain-containing protein yields the protein MAFPFFGDDKSTVARLLATLPQTGRLEWIGQRPVRRQALVSVAEAELKTDSHLLGDHARPKTGGKRQVTLIQHEHLAAVAGFLGLPAPLDPARLRRNLVVSGLNLLALKNRQIQIGEEVILDITGECHPCSRMEEELGPGGYNAMRGHGGLTAHIAQGGIIRVGDVVRVLA
- a CDS encoding M48 family metalloprotease, whose translation is MTLFSRLLSRLAAPLLALPLALATPAAQAQSAPAPTDVIREITDAVGLKARFELRSTREVDNAAAVVYNGKRYLLYNPDFLNEINRAGHTDWAGISILAHEMGHHLNGHTLRGGGSQPADELEADEFSGFVLRKLGASLAQAQAAMATVPDDGGSATHPGRAPRLVAIGQGWQRANGQIVASTQAKAPSAAPAVVAASQPKPAARPSYDNTSVRLFPTAQTDSDNSREMVAVSQTSGDAVRLVGQLTFRNDPSRRYYLTNALKVVRVDDEDNAEVVGRISRTGSETFPFVLTDSQQRRLFITARGDVYDKAGQRVAKVHDTI